A region from the Desulfitobacterium dehalogenans ATCC 51507 genome encodes:
- a CDS encoding DNA internalization-related competence protein ComEC/Rec2, which yields MRDPWIKKLTASLIGGLIGVYTPEPMWWMVLGIFLWVLLRIVFWRPRDFFGPELWPEILILCASILVGFGFGQTGKFELAPPLTLSPVQVVGELKDWSLHEEGAAGLFEVLEPITVQESALAQKSYSLRVYFDSEGNLPEGWDLVRPGDTLEFTAKIEQPKPPGTQGQFDYPLYNAVRGLSGWITAQGEADILRPGNPGLSWRVRNHVQELLALYPQDQTGLLEGIVFGDTSRIPEEALESYRITGVYHVFSASGSNVAFLLLLCWNFMFFLPRSLRVGITIAVLAFYALICGGNPPILRATIMSVFVLLGRLGKGRETGRANGYRGLLIAAFLLFIWQPLILKDIGFQLSFMATWGILVLSNKLEKGQWVKGWPKSVRSAFSMTCAAQIATLPLMISVFHRLSLIGILANLLALFVLGSIFELGILAVFLSFIPQIALPLFQVSLWLLNGVSEFLIQLARLPWADVWVVNPGTLFWVCWYGWLLVLLVGKAKIGFMLRVQLGNLYRDSLPWVARGLIFIRPLVVAMQKVMPPGLVRVFVAFRERAQFARLGIKGERILAVLLLLLFLWSPWNAPDVLQVTFIDVGQGDCILIETPGETRIMVDTGPKTGTFDAGERVIVPYLLQRGIKQLDALILTHPHADHVGGAGAIFETIPVGWVGIPEDGLEWLSYESFEEDGAGDNLRNGWGEGGLDWDLIRMLEKMTIKRLSRGDKMALDSNITLTVIAPGKVLRGTKSDENNNSLVLHLENSAGQSVLLTGDMEEEQMEEICRSGQNFEADLLKIPHHGSRYSLMTEMLDRINPRAVVIPVGKNSFGHPSPQVLEYWGERQVPVYRTDEDGTIQIRFDEISMEFIIGRD from the coding sequence ATGAGGGATCCGTGGATAAAAAAATTAACCGCCTCACTGATAGGCGGTTTAATAGGAGTTTACACCCCAGAACCCATGTGGTGGATGGTTCTGGGGATTTTTCTATGGGTGCTGCTTCGAATCGTCTTCTGGAGACCGCGGGATTTCTTTGGACCTGAGCTGTGGCCTGAAATACTAATCCTTTGTGCAAGTATCCTGGTGGGTTTTGGATTTGGGCAGACGGGAAAATTTGAATTGGCTCCCCCTCTTACCTTGAGTCCTGTTCAGGTTGTGGGGGAGTTGAAAGATTGGTCTCTTCATGAGGAAGGAGCGGCAGGGTTATTTGAAGTTCTGGAACCTATCACTGTCCAGGAGTCCGCCCTTGCACAAAAAAGTTATAGTCTTCGCGTGTATTTTGATTCCGAGGGGAATCTTCCTGAAGGGTGGGATCTTGTCCGACCGGGGGATACGTTGGAATTTACGGCGAAAATTGAGCAGCCCAAACCTCCGGGAACGCAGGGACAATTTGATTATCCTCTGTATAATGCTGTTCGTGGTCTCTCGGGATGGATTACAGCCCAAGGCGAGGCAGATATATTAAGGCCTGGGAATCCTGGCTTAAGCTGGCGGGTTCGGAACCATGTACAGGAACTTTTAGCACTCTATCCTCAAGACCAAACCGGGCTGTTAGAAGGAATTGTGTTTGGGGATACAAGCAGGATACCTGAGGAAGCCTTGGAAAGCTATCGGATTACGGGTGTATACCATGTCTTTTCAGCATCCGGTTCTAATGTGGCCTTTTTGCTTCTCCTTTGCTGGAACTTTATGTTCTTTCTGCCCCGCTCCTTGCGAGTGGGAATAACTATTGCCGTATTGGCTTTTTATGCCCTGATCTGTGGAGGTAACCCACCGATTCTGCGGGCAACGATCATGTCGGTTTTTGTTTTGTTAGGAAGATTAGGAAAGGGAAGAGAAACTGGAAGGGCAAATGGTTACCGGGGTCTCTTGATCGCGGCTTTTCTGCTCTTTATTTGGCAACCATTAATCCTTAAGGACATTGGGTTTCAACTTTCATTTATGGCCACCTGGGGAATTCTTGTCTTAAGTAATAAATTGGAAAAAGGGCAATGGGTTAAGGGCTGGCCCAAGTCTGTAAGGAGTGCTTTTTCCATGACCTGTGCCGCCCAAATTGCCACCTTGCCCTTGATGATTAGCGTTTTTCACCGATTATCCCTTATCGGCATCCTAGCCAATCTCCTGGCCTTATTTGTCCTGGGGAGTATCTTTGAACTGGGAATCCTCGCTGTTTTTCTATCCTTCATCCCTCAGATTGCACTGCCCCTATTTCAGGTCAGTCTTTGGCTGTTGAATGGAGTAAGTGAATTTCTTATTCAATTGGCCCGGCTTCCCTGGGCGGATGTATGGGTGGTGAATCCCGGTACTCTCTTTTGGGTATGCTGGTACGGCTGGCTTCTCGTGCTTCTTGTCGGGAAGGCAAAAATTGGCTTTATGCTCAGAGTACAGCTAGGGAATTTGTATCGGGACAGCCTGCCTTGGGTTGCACGAGGGCTTATTTTTATAAGGCCTCTTGTGGTAGCCATGCAAAAGGTAATGCCCCCTGGCTTGGTTAGAGTATTTGTCGCATTTAGAGAAAGAGCACAATTTGCAAGACTGGGGATCAAAGGGGAAAGGATCCTGGCAGTGCTTCTCCTGCTCCTTTTCTTATGGAGTCCCTGGAATGCGCCGGATGTTCTTCAAGTAACTTTTATTGATGTGGGTCAGGGTGATTGCATTCTCATTGAGACACCGGGAGAAACTCGAATTATGGTGGATACAGGGCCCAAGACCGGCACCTTTGATGCAGGGGAGCGGGTTATTGTACCCTATCTCCTTCAGCGAGGAATTAAACAATTAGATGCCCTTATCCTGACTCATCCTCATGCCGATCATGTGGGTGGGGCTGGTGCTATTTTTGAGACCATTCCCGTAGGTTGGGTCGGAATTCCTGAGGACGGGTTAGAATGGCTCAGCTATGAATCCTTTGAGGAGGATGGGGCAGGGGATAACCTGCGGAATGGTTGGGGAGAAGGCGGATTGGACTGGGATCTAATCAGGATGCTGGAGAAGATGACCATTAAAAGGTTGTCCCGTGGAGATAAAATGGCCTTGGATTCTAATATCACCCTTACCGTGATCGCACCCGGCAAGGTATTGAGGGGGACCAAATCGGATGAGAACAATAATTCTCTCGTTTTGCACTTGGAAAATTCAGCCGGACAGAGTGTGCTCTTGACGGGGGATATGGAAGAAGAACAGATGGAAGAAATTTGTAGATCGGGACAGAACTTTGAAGCGGATTTGCTTAAAATTCCCCACCATGGCAGCCGCTATTCCTTAATGACAGAGATGCTGGATCGGATTAATCCCCGGGCCGTGGTGATTCCCGTGGGGAAGAATTCTTTCGGACATCCCAGTCCCCAAGTTCTCGAATACTGGGGAGAGCGGCAGGTCCCCGTTTATAGGACGGATGAGGATGGGACCATTCAGATAAGATTCGATGAGATATCCATGGAGTTTATCATCGGAAGAGATTAA
- a CDS encoding helix-hairpin-helix domain-containing protein: MVSNSEDYGVILLERKIRYIWWGVLGLLIVAAAWKFILPHNSTVIAEKAGENREIVVYVSGAVEKPGLVHLPVNARLNDALKQVCPLPEANVDQINPAEKLKDGQKIIVPYKPVPQPVAPPVAVSQGQMAESNPNASDLSSSTATANSMQPGTNQSGNTQYVTQTSSNLININTADITELDKLPGIGPVLAERIIQYRTEHGPFLQPEDLKKVSGIGNKTYAKMADLVTVGP; this comes from the coding sequence ATGGTGAGTAACTCCGAAGATTATGGGGTGATTTTGTTGGAGCGGAAGATCCGTTACATTTGGTGGGGAGTCTTAGGTCTTTTGATCGTGGCAGCGGCCTGGAAGTTTATCCTGCCTCACAACTCGACCGTAATTGCTGAGAAGGCTGGAGAAAATCGGGAAATCGTCGTTTACGTGTCCGGGGCGGTAGAGAAGCCGGGGTTGGTTCATTTGCCGGTTAATGCCCGATTAAATGACGCTTTGAAGCAGGTATGCCCTTTGCCTGAAGCGAACGTAGATCAGATCAATCCGGCTGAGAAGCTAAAGGACGGTCAGAAAATCATTGTGCCTTATAAACCGGTGCCGCAGCCTGTTGCTCCACCAGTGGCTGTGTCCCAGGGGCAGATGGCTGAGAGTAATCCCAATGCAAGTGACCTATCAAGCTCTACTGCGACAGCGAACTCCATGCAACCTGGGACCAATCAAAGCGGAAATACTCAATATGTCACACAAACGTCTTCCAACCTAATCAATATCAATACAGCGGATATTACAGAATTGGATAAATTACCAGGGATCGGACCTGTGTTGGCGGAACGAATTATTCAATATAGGACGGAGCACGGTCCCTTTCTTCAACCTGAGGATTTGAAAAAGGTTTCCGGTATTGGAAATAAGACCTATGCAAAGATGGCCGACCTGGTTACGGTGGGACCATGA